The proteins below come from a single Acidobacteriota bacterium genomic window:
- a CDS encoding efflux RND transporter permease subunit: protein MAHGQNNNEMIQSKWNLSRFFVEQRHITWVMLIALCVWGLYSYRSMPQRKDPDTPVKTAVALTVWPGAKAEKIEQLVTRKIEEKIAQNANVDKIRSISRTNFSMVYVDLDENFPGSQVGKEFDDIALKLSSINDLPDGVGPVNFIKDFGDTAALMLTVASPKVSEVEVDLRAKAVSEALTRHRAPEALTGGGTRFTIVISLTHPISPRVVQGPLNLFADYLKEKNAAHDLHVILEPGFIGVDGVSEASDEILLNHTRQFTNERLQATDFHPDSWQPVVIRDLTEARSKLSQVAGDKYSYREMDDFTDLIEKTLKSVPQASKVSRSGILPERVFLRYSQERIASYGLQPGDLPNILGARNITTAGGQLEAVGKTFTIDPSGEFKSEKEIGDVAIAHTDQGAPVYLRDLVDIERGYDSPPRFLNFYDWRDAQGNWYHSRAITVAVQMRPGGYIGEFGHSIDDALAEVRKQLPEDLILARTSDQPRQVTENVDLFMNSLYEAIILVVLVSLIGFWDWRSALLMGLAIPITLLITFGMSHMLKIDLQQVSIATLIIALGLLVDVPVVSGDAIKNSMASGLPPIIASWLGPTKLITAIIFATITNIVAYLPFLTLPGSTGEFLYSLPIVLTCSLAAALIVAMTFIPFLGYFLLKPTHEPPIEERRKKGFPAFYYKIGEWSIAHRWLVLAGSLILLTGGGLVASQLKTDFFPKDLSYLSYLDIWLPEDAPLSATKEAAQRAAEVVREVTNEYGREHAEKNGKPHEVLESLTTFVGGGGPRFWFSVSPELQQLNYAQVIIQVKDKHDTGHLIGLIQKALDTQVPGARIDVRQLDTGKPIAMPVEIRLTGSDMTALRQEAEKVKDILRATPYAQRIRDDWGEESFTVKLETDSDRANAAGITNLDVAASSAAGINGRQVTVLREGDKQIPVVTRLRVEERAQLADVQNLYVYSLQGAQKVPLRQVSAVEYGMQTEKIFRRNQFRTITVSCMAEAGHLPSEIMNVAHPQLTAFANQLPPGYRMEIGGSEEEQVKGFKNLVVVLVISVIAIFLSLVYQFKNAIKPFVVFAAVPYGIVGGLVALWIMGTPFGFMAFLGIISLVGLIVSHIIVLFDFIEEKHAEGEPLKEAVLDAGIMRLRPVLITVLALVIALVPLAMHGGPLWEPMCYAQMGGMICATFITLLLVPVIYSIFVLDLKLIQWDTTATATEDGPEAAALATGIKVPG, encoded by the coding sequence ATGGCACACGGTCAGAACAACAACGAGATGATTCAAAGCAAGTGGAACCTTTCCCGCTTTTTTGTCGAGCAACGACACATCACCTGGGTCATGCTGATTGCCCTTTGCGTCTGGGGACTTTATAGCTATCGGAGCATGCCCCAACGCAAAGATCCAGACACCCCGGTCAAAACCGCCGTCGCGCTCACGGTCTGGCCAGGAGCCAAGGCAGAGAAGATCGAGCAACTGGTAACCAGAAAAATCGAAGAGAAGATCGCGCAAAATGCCAACGTGGATAAAATCCGCTCGATCTCGCGAACCAACTTTTCGATGGTCTACGTGGACCTGGACGAGAATTTTCCCGGCAGTCAGGTCGGCAAGGAGTTTGATGACATCGCTCTCAAACTCAGTTCGATCAATGATTTGCCGGACGGGGTAGGACCGGTGAACTTCATCAAGGACTTTGGCGATACAGCGGCTTTGATGCTCACCGTCGCCAGTCCAAAAGTGAGTGAGGTGGAGGTTGACCTGCGCGCCAAGGCAGTGAGTGAAGCGCTCACGCGTCATCGGGCGCCGGAGGCGCTGACGGGAGGCGGAACACGCTTTACGATTGTCATCAGCCTCACCCATCCCATCAGCCCTCGCGTCGTGCAGGGCCCGCTCAATCTGTTTGCCGATTACCTGAAAGAGAAGAACGCGGCGCACGACCTGCACGTCATTCTTGAGCCAGGATTTATCGGGGTGGACGGTGTTTCCGAAGCCAGCGATGAAATCTTGCTCAACCACACCCGGCAATTTACCAACGAGCGGCTGCAGGCGACGGATTTTCACCCGGATAGCTGGCAACCAGTGGTTATCCGCGACCTCACCGAAGCCCGTTCAAAGCTGAGCCAGGTGGCAGGTGACAAATACAGCTACCGCGAGATGGATGATTTCACGGATCTCATCGAGAAAACACTCAAGAGCGTCCCACAAGCGTCAAAGGTGTCACGCTCGGGAATTTTGCCGGAGCGGGTCTTTCTCCGGTATTCCCAGGAGCGCATTGCTTCCTATGGTCTGCAGCCTGGAGATTTGCCGAATATTCTGGGCGCCCGCAATATCACCACGGCAGGGGGGCAACTCGAAGCGGTGGGCAAGACCTTTACCATTGATCCTTCCGGCGAATTTAAAAGTGAAAAGGAGATTGGCGATGTGGCCATCGCCCACACGGATCAGGGGGCACCGGTGTACCTGCGTGACCTGGTGGACATTGAGCGCGGGTATGACAGCCCGCCGAGGTTCCTGAATTTCTATGATTGGCGCGATGCCCAGGGGAACTGGTACCACAGCCGTGCGATTACGGTCGCGGTTCAGATGCGTCCGGGCGGCTACATTGGTGAGTTTGGTCACAGTATTGACGACGCACTGGCCGAGGTCAGAAAACAGTTGCCCGAAGACCTGATTCTGGCGCGGACCTCCGACCAGCCGCGCCAGGTCACTGAAAACGTTGACCTGTTCATGAACAGCCTCTATGAGGCGATCATCCTGGTGGTACTTGTCTCGCTCATCGGATTCTGGGACTGGCGTTCAGCCTTGTTGATGGGGTTGGCCATCCCCATTACGCTCCTTATCACCTTCGGCATGTCGCACATGCTGAAAATTGATCTGCAGCAGGTCTCCATCGCGACGTTGATCATTGCGCTCGGCCTGTTGGTGGACGTGCCAGTGGTCTCTGGCGATGCGATTAAGAACTCAATGGCAAGCGGATTGCCGCCGATCATTGCTTCCTGGCTCGGGCCGACGAAACTCATCACGGCGATTATCTTCGCCACCATTACCAACATCGTCGCGTACCTGCCATTTCTGACCCTGCCTGGGAGCACGGGCGAATTTTTATACAGCCTGCCGATTGTGCTCACCTGTTCTTTGGCGGCGGCATTGATCGTGGCGATGACGTTCATTCCGTTCCTCGGCTATTTTTTGTTGAAACCCACCCATGAACCGCCGATTGAGGAACGACGAAAAAAAGGGTTTCCGGCCTTCTATTACAAAATCGGTGAATGGTCTATTGCTCACCGCTGGCTGGTGCTGGCTGGTTCGCTCATCCTCCTGACGGGTGGCGGACTGGTGGCCAGCCAACTCAAGACCGACTTTTTTCCAAAAGACCTCTCGTACCTTTCATATCTTGATATCTGGCTGCCGGAAGATGCCCCGCTTTCGGCGACGAAGGAAGCCGCTCAACGCGCAGCGGAAGTGGTGCGGGAAGTGACCAACGAATACGGACGGGAGCACGCTGAAAAAAATGGGAAGCCGCATGAAGTCCTTGAATCCCTGACCACCTTTGTCGGGGGTGGTGGCCCACGGTTCTGGTTCTCAGTCTCACCTGAGTTACAGCAACTCAATTACGCGCAGGTCATCATTCAAGTCAAGGACAAGCATGACACCGGCCATCTGATCGGCCTGATCCAAAAGGCGCTGGACACGCAGGTTCCAGGTGCGCGCATTGATGTCAGACAGCTTGATACGGGCAAACCCATCGCGATGCCGGTTGAAATTCGTCTCACGGGGAGCGACATGACCGCGTTGCGCCAGGAAGCGGAAAAAGTGAAAGATATCTTGCGCGCCACTCCATACGCTCAGCGCATCCGCGATGACTGGGGGGAAGAGAGCTTCACCGTCAAACTTGAAACCGACTCTGACCGCGCAAACGCGGCGGGAATCACCAACCTCGACGTCGCGGCTTCTTCAGCGGCGGGAATCAATGGCAGACAGGTGACCGTGCTGCGCGAAGGCGATAAGCAGATTCCAGTCGTGACACGATTGCGGGTGGAGGAGCGCGCGCAACTGGCCGACGTGCAAAACCTCTATGTGTATTCCCTGCAAGGGGCCCAGAAAGTGCCGCTCAGACAGGTCTCAGCCGTCGAGTACGGGATGCAGACTGAGAAAATCTTCCGGCGTAATCAATTTCGCACCATCACCGTTTCGTGTATGGCCGAAGCCGGTCACCTGCCGTCTGAGATTATGAACGTTGCCCATCCACAGTTGACCGCTTTTGCCAATCAGCTCCCGCCTGGGTACCGCATGGAAATCGGCGGATCGGAAGAGGAGCAGGTCAAGGGATTTAAAAACCTGGTGGTTGTCCTGGTGATCTCGGTGATTGCGATCTTTCTGAGCCTGGTCTATCAGTTCAAAAATGCCATCAAGCCCTTTGTCGTCTTTGCGGCGGTGCCGTACGGAATTGTAGGAGGGCTGGTCGCGCTGTGGATTATGGGCACCCCCTTCGGGTTTATGGCGTTCCTGGGAATCATCAGTCTGGTCGGGTTAATCGTCAGTCACATCATTGTTCTCTTCGACTTCATTGAAGAAAAGCACGCGGAAGGCGAACCGCTGAAGGAAGCCGTGCTGGATGCCGGCATTATGCGTCTGCGACCGGTGTTGATTACGGTTCTCGCGCTGGTGATTGCCCTTGTTCCGCTGGCGATGCACGGCGGACCGTTGTGGGAGCCGATGTGTTACGCGCAGATGGGCGGGATGATCTGCGCGACTTTTATCACATTACTCTTGGTGCCGGTGATCTATTCAATCTTCGTCCTCGATCTCAAATTGATTCAGTGGGACACGACGGCCACGGCCACGGAGGATGGACCGGAAGCAGCCGCACTGGCCACGGGCATAAAAGTGCCAGGATAA